A single region of the Streptomyces sp. NBC_01262 genome encodes:
- a CDS encoding type II secretion system F family protein gives MTSSQVAWLALAITALALALAVWGLHSWAGGRRDRAALVDRLADIPGPQRHSAPFAGLDRRVRRTAWGQRLGGRLAATGTNLTPGQFVAAGAGVILGSWILADVIFAPFFGPIAALLALWAATSFLSWRQRLRNERFIAQLPELARVLANATQAGLALRTAVGMAADELEAPAGEELRQVDDALAMGHSIEDALSGLQGRLPSRELVVLVSTLVLSSRTGGSVVESLRNLTVTLEERKETRREIRTQMSQVTVTAYAVPAIGIGSLLLLNQMMPGALRAMTGSGLGRILVVVALGMYVVGFALIRRMSRIDV, from the coding sequence ATGACATCCAGCCAAGTCGCCTGGCTCGCCCTTGCCATCACCGCCCTCGCTCTTGCCCTTGCCGTGTGGGGCCTCCACTCCTGGGCCGGCGGCCGCCGTGATCGCGCCGCTCTCGTGGACCGCCTGGCCGACATCCCCGGTCCCCAGCGCCACTCCGCCCCTTTCGCAGGGCTGGACCGGCGGGTACGCAGGACCGCCTGGGGCCAGAGGCTGGGCGGACGCTTGGCTGCCACCGGCACGAACCTCACCCCCGGCCAGTTCGTCGCGGCCGGCGCCGGGGTCATCCTCGGCTCGTGGATCCTCGCCGACGTCATCTTCGCTCCCTTCTTCGGCCCGATCGCCGCCCTCCTCGCGCTCTGGGCCGCCACGTCCTTCCTGAGCTGGCGGCAGCGCCTGCGCAACGAGCGCTTCATCGCCCAGCTGCCCGAACTCGCCCGAGTCCTGGCCAACGCCACCCAGGCCGGGCTCGCCCTTCGCACGGCGGTGGGCATGGCGGCCGACGAACTCGAAGCCCCGGCAGGGGAGGAACTACGGCAGGTGGACGACGCCCTCGCCATGGGCCACTCCATCGAGGACGCCCTCTCCGGTCTCCAGGGCCGCCTGCCCAGCCGCGAACTTGTCGTCCTCGTCTCGACCCTCGTCCTGTCCAGCCGGACCGGCGGCTCGGTGGTGGAGTCCCTTCGCAACCTCACCGTCACTCTTGAGGAGCGCAAGGAGACCCGCCGCGAGATCCGCACCCAGATGTCCCAGGTCACCGTCACCGCCTACGCGGTCCCGGCCATCGGCATCGGCTCCCTGCTCCTCCTCAACCAGATGATGCCGGGCGCGCTGAGAGCGATGACCGGCTCCGGTCTGGGGCGGATTCTGGTGGTCGTCGCCCTGGGTATGTACGTCGTCGGCTTCGCCCTCATCCGGCGCATGTCCCGGATCGACGTCTGA